TGTCTGTACCAATTCTACAGGTCAAACCACCATATATCATggcatgcatgttaacattacacTGTATAACATATGATGCTTcaactcctcccctcttctccagaACATCATCAAGAAGGTGATTGGCCAGAAGTTTGTGTACAAATTTGTGTCCTTTCCGGAGATCCTGAAGATGGACCCCGCGGCAGTGGAGATGGGTGTGCGGGGGTGTGATGAGATTGGTGGGGCCctgtcagagggagagggggatgaggaggggatgaggggcgGCCCCCCAGGGAGGAACGAGTACCTCCACTCAGGACTCTACTCCTCCTTTACTGTCAGCTCCCTCCAGCATCCCCAGGACCTCCTCCGCCCCCCTGATCTGCTCCGGCCAATCAAGGTGGAGCCTCGACATGATCACCATGATGACAGTGGCACAGTGATTCGCTTTGTTCAGAACCGCAGCCATAAGGACGGGGCACTGCCGGTGGTGTCGCTGCCTTCATCCCCGCCCCCTTCCTCAAACGAGGGCTATTATTTGTCCAAACCTTCCCCAAGGCTAGCCTACTCCtcgtcctgctcctcctccccatcACACAGCCCCACCCACGCACTCTGGAGGGCACGGAGCCCCGCCCCTGAGACTGATGAATCAGAGCAGAGTGCTCAACCCCTTAACCTATCATCTGGTCACAGAGACCGTGGCCAGGTCACACCCACGCCAGAGAAGAGGGGCTTAGCCAATAGCATCCCGCCAAAAACCAGGAAGCCAAAAGGCCTGGAGATATCTGCACCCTCCCTGCTCCTGACAGCCAATGACATCGGATCTATCGCCCTCAACAGTCCTGCACTGCCCTCAGGGTCCCTAACACCAGCCTTCTTCACTGCACAGGTCAGTACCACCCTCACTCAGTCTTTTCCCAGGTTAGCCCTGAACACAAACGCATACACTCGCTCCACCCTCGccctctgtgtgtgtacgtgctgaTTTATGTGTGTAATGACATTGGGGGAAAATACATGACTTATCTGGACTTATCCCTGAGTCTCTCTGGAACGGTCTGTCCTTTCCTTACCATGAAGCAGGGTAgggcgaggagagggagggaggtaagagaGAGTTATTGAggaaagacggagagaggaaatgagggaATGAGTGGAAGAGGTAAGCTGAAAAGAGGGATAGGGTGGGGAGCGAGACtagtaaggaggagagagggagggagagaggtaagttGAGAGAGTGCaaagaagggaagggagagagaagggagggtgggaagggagagagaagggggggtggGGAGGTCTAAGTGAAGCCATATGTTCCTAAATCTCTTGAATCGCGTCGTAAGGTAAGGGCTGTTTTAATACCacggatacagagagagggagagagaatctaGAACTCCTCTTTATTGGGccacaacaaaacaacacattaaAATAGCATACATCATTCCTTACCCACATAAACACAACCCCCCTTTAACAGAGAAATGaagtcagggagagagagcgatagggagaaATTGATGTCATATGTAGCTTCTCAGCTCAAACCTAGTTTTCCAAGTTCTGTGACCTCAAGAGTTCCCAATTCACTCCCCCAGTCTCCCCCAAAGCAGGGTATGAAGCCCTCTCCCCTCCTAGTTCCAGTGTTTTACTAAAACAAACAGTGCCAGCGCAGCAGGACTGAATAACCACAGGGAGAAATTAAACCTCTGTGCTGTGTGTTCATACTCGGCTAGATCATTTTACAGATCACCAATAAAAACACCAACAGAACATTTAACAAATTGACATCTCACTCTTTCCATAAACTCTTTGTTCTCCCCCTCTAGACTCCCTCAGGTCTCATCCTCACCCCCAGTCCCCTGCTGTCCAGTATCCATTTCTGGAGCAGTCTGAGTCCCGGAGGATCCCTGAGCCCCGCTCGCCTGCAGGGCCATGGACCCCTGTtccaggtgacacacacacacacacacacacactctctctaaaagagaagaaagagagagaagaaagtaaGAATGACACCACCTGGAGTGAAGACTGATGggagttgaggagagagggagggacagagaggaaagtTGTGGGATGGGTGACAAAGGGTTAGGGGAGGACAGTTTAGTATTTGCTTGTTCGTGCTGAGCTGAGAGGGAAAGGGCTCCACTCGAACTGGTAAAAAAAAGGATGGATAGTGAATGCTGACAGTCTGAGTTAGAAGTTTGAGCTACGACTTGGGTTGCAAAATTCCGGGAACCTcaaataaattccctggtttcccGAAATC
This DNA window, taken from Oncorhynchus nerka isolate Pitt River linkage group LG23, Oner_Uvic_2.0, whole genome shotgun sequence, encodes the following:
- the LOC115107012 gene encoding ETS domain-containing protein Elk-3-like isoform X2, which translates into the protein MESAITLWQFLLQLLLDQSHKHLICWTSDDGEFKLLKSEEVAKLWGLRKNKTNMNYDKLSRALRYYYDKNIIKKVIGQKFVYKFVSFPEILKMDPAAVEMGVRGCDEIGGALSEGEGDEEGMRGGPPGRNEYLHSGLYSSFTVSSLQHPQDLLRPPDLLRPIKVEPRHDHHDDSGTVIRFVQNRSHKDGALPVVSLPSSPPPSSNEGYYLSKPSPRLAYSSSCSSSPSHSPTHALWRARSPAPETDESEQSAQPLNLSSGHRDRGQVTPTPEKRGLANSIPPKTRKPKGLEISAPSLLLTANDIGSIALNSPALPSGSLTPAFFTAQTPSGLILTPSPLLSSIHFWSSLSPGGSLSPARLQGHGPLFQWISPVLSICL
- the LOC115107012 gene encoding ETS domain-containing protein Elk-3-like isoform X1 — encoded protein: MESAITLWQFLLQLLLDQSHKHLICWTSDDGEFKLLKSEEVAKLWGLRKNKTNMNYDKLSRALRYYYDKNIIKKVIGQKFVYKFVSFPEILKMDPAAVEMGVRGCDEIGGALSEGEGDEEGMRGGPPGRNEYLHSGLYSSFTVSSLQHPQDLLRPPDLLRPIKVEPRHDHHDDSGTVIRFVQNRSHKDGALPVVSLPSSPPPSSNEGYYLSKPSPRLAYSSSCSSSPSHSPTHALWRARSPAPETDESEQSAQPLNLSSGHRDRGQVTPTPEKRGLANSIPPKTRKPKGLEISAPSLLLTANDIGSIALNSPALPSGSLTPAFFTAQTPSGLILTPSPLLSSIHFWSSLSPGGSLSPARLQGHGPLFQFPTLLNAPIPVPLSSLDTSSPLLLSHSPHKS